In one Saccharibacillus brassicae genomic region, the following are encoded:
- a CDS encoding urea amidolyase associated protein UAAP2, whose protein sequence is MNTYEFVPALSPLRPEDAVYSHIIPAGDGWLHDLLPGQTLRLVDLEGNQAVDTLFYASEDPADRYSAIRTITGQRNLYLTTGSVLKAESGRDLLRITADTCGRHDTIGGACSAQSNTVRYSHDTLPMHNCRDTFMLMLAGRPEFTKRDLAPNVNFFMNVPVTPEGGLSFADGVSGPGRYVELVALCPVTVLISNCPQLNNPCNAYNPTPAQVLIWNDQGGEAHV, encoded by the coding sequence ATGAACACTTACGAATTCGTGCCCGCCCTGAGCCCGCTGCGTCCGGAAGACGCGGTCTACTCCCATATCATTCCCGCCGGCGACGGCTGGCTGCACGACCTGCTGCCGGGGCAGACGCTCCGCCTCGTCGATCTGGAAGGCAATCAGGCCGTCGATACGCTGTTCTACGCCAGCGAAGATCCGGCCGACCGGTACAGCGCCATCCGCACGATTACCGGGCAGCGGAATCTGTACCTGACGACCGGCTCCGTACTCAAAGCGGAATCCGGCCGCGATCTGCTGCGGATCACGGCCGACACGTGCGGACGCCACGACACGATCGGCGGCGCCTGCTCCGCCCAGAGCAACACCGTTCGCTATTCGCACGACACGCTGCCGATGCACAACTGCCGCGATACGTTCATGCTCATGCTGGCCGGACGGCCCGAATTTACCAAACGGGATCTCGCGCCGAACGTCAACTTCTTCATGAACGTGCCGGTGACGCCGGAAGGCGGACTGTCTTTTGCCGACGGCGTATCCGGTCCGGGCCGCTACGTGGAACTGGTGGCGCTCTGCCCGGTCACCGTGCTGATCAGCAACTGTCCGCAGCTGAACAATCCGTGCAACGCCTACAACCCGACACCGGCGCAGGTATTGATCTGGAACGACCAAGGAGGCGAAGCCCATGTTTAA
- a CDS encoding urea amidolyase associated protein UAAP1: MEAFTIQPGGKWSGIIGKGKRVRFEAAGRQANLSALLYSAADSAERYNMPDTLKAQHTAFFTAGHVLMSDQGRVLASIVEDTAGWHDPLGGYTTRSATDDRYGFTRYQQQRNDWLRSGAENFTVELFRSRLTARDLIPPVNLFSKVVCELDGSMRYAEQDTEGRSVTLRTEMDVLFVFSNTPNPLNPSPLYPDAAIAIEVSEAAPVTDQDLCVRHCPENRRAFENTWQAQALLRGANVQ; the protein is encoded by the coding sequence ATGGAGGCATTCACGATTCAGCCGGGCGGCAAATGGTCCGGCATCATCGGAAAAGGAAAACGGGTTCGGTTCGAAGCCGCCGGCCGTCAGGCCAATTTGTCCGCGCTGCTCTACTCCGCGGCCGACTCCGCCGAACGCTACAACATGCCGGATACGTTAAAAGCGCAGCACACGGCCTTTTTCACGGCGGGCCACGTACTTATGAGCGATCAGGGCCGCGTGCTCGCCTCGATCGTCGAAGACACGGCGGGCTGGCACGATCCGCTTGGCGGCTATACGACCCGAAGCGCCACGGACGACCGCTACGGCTTCACCCGCTACCAGCAGCAGCGCAACGATTGGCTGCGCAGCGGAGCGGAGAATTTCACGGTGGAGCTGTTCCGCAGCCGTCTGACGGCGCGCGACCTGATTCCGCCGGTGAACCTTTTTTCCAAAGTGGTGTGCGAACTCGACGGCAGCATGCGCTACGCCGAGCAGGACACGGAAGGCCGCAGCGTGACGCTGCGCACGGAGATGGACGTGCTGTTCGTCTTCTCCAATACGCCCAATCCGCTGAACCCCTCCCCTCTCTATCCGGACGCCGCGATTGCGATTGAAGTGAGCGAAGCGGCGCCGGTCACGGATCAGGACCTTTGTGTCCGCCACTGCCCGGAGAACCGCCGCGCTTTCGAGAATACATGGCAGGCCCAGGCGCTGCTGAGAGGAGCGAACGTCCAATGA
- a CDS encoding APC family permease produces MSKEITLKRDLSLSHVVTMGLAWMSPMIFFTSFGVLHEGAGGMLLAAYVLAFVAIIFTALSYGQMAKAFPVSGSAYTYVSKAINPFLGFVVGWAILLDYLFSCIVAVLMFGVNLHAQFSSVPSAVWIVLLTLIVMVINIIGIKTSANINKIFVLLQLLFIAGFCGMLVYKAVAGGVSAGLNPFPASSGVSFSTILAGASLVCFSFLGFDSITTMAEETKDPKKTIPRAIFIIVVTAGLLYFITAYLIQQIYPNFAYTHVDSAGYELMQSIGGGLLAGIFTFVIIFSVLSQGMSSMTTVTRLLLVMGRTSLLPKPFASLHAKYRTPVFNILLMSLISLSALFISLETAIKFVSFGALTAFLFVNISVIAHYIVREKQRAPRDLLIRLVCPLFGSLFVLYLITLLGRSSLLLGTGWLIVGLVYYAVRRVKFSSLDKAAAAAPERSV; encoded by the coding sequence ATGTCCAAAGAAATCACGTTAAAAAGAGATTTGTCTTTATCGCATGTTGTCACGATGGGACTGGCCTGGATGTCGCCCATGATCTTCTTCACCAGTTTCGGAGTGCTGCACGAAGGGGCCGGCGGGATGCTGCTTGCCGCTTACGTGCTGGCGTTCGTCGCCATCATCTTCACCGCGCTGAGCTACGGGCAGATGGCCAAAGCGTTTCCCGTGTCGGGGTCGGCCTATACGTACGTGTCCAAAGCGATCAACCCGTTTCTCGGCTTCGTCGTCGGCTGGGCCATTCTGCTCGATTATTTGTTCTCGTGCATCGTCGCGGTGCTGATGTTCGGCGTGAACCTGCATGCGCAGTTCTCTTCCGTGCCGTCCGCCGTCTGGATCGTGCTGCTGACGCTGATCGTCATGGTTATCAACATCATCGGCATCAAAACGTCGGCCAACATCAACAAAATCTTCGTCCTGCTGCAGCTGCTCTTTATCGCCGGATTCTGCGGCATGCTCGTGTACAAAGCGGTGGCGGGCGGCGTCAGCGCCGGGCTGAACCCGTTCCCCGCCTCGTCGGGCGTCAGTTTCTCGACTATTCTGGCCGGCGCTTCGCTGGTCTGCTTCTCGTTCCTCGGCTTCGATTCGATCACGACGATGGCGGAAGAGACCAAAGACCCGAAGAAGACGATCCCGCGCGCCATTTTCATCATCGTGGTGACGGCCGGGCTGCTCTATTTCATCACCGCCTACCTGATTCAGCAGATCTATCCGAACTTCGCGTATACCCACGTGGACTCGGCCGGTTACGAACTGATGCAGTCGATCGGCGGCGGGCTGCTTGCGGGCATCTTCACGTTCGTCATTATCTTCTCCGTGCTGTCGCAGGGCATGTCGTCCATGACGACCGTGACCCGGCTGCTGCTCGTCATGGGCCGTACGTCGCTGCTGCCCAAGCCGTTCGCTTCGCTGCACGCCAAATATCGCACGCCGGTGTTCAACATTTTGCTGATGAGCCTGATCTCGTTGTCGGCACTGTTCATCAGTCTGGAGACGGCGATCAAGTTCGTCAGCTTCGGCGCTTTGACCGCGTTCCTGTTCGTGAATATTTCCGTGATCGCGCACTATATCGTTCGTGAGAAACAGCGCGCGCCGCGCGACCTGCTGATTCGGCTGGTGTGTCCGCTGTTCGGTTCGCTGTTCGTCCTGTACCTGATTACGCTGCTCGGCCGATCTTCGCTGCTGCTCGGCACCGGCTGGTTGATCGTGGGGCTTGTCTATTACGCCGTGCGGCGGGTGAAGTTCTCGTCGCTCGACAAAGCGGCCGCGGCGGCGCCCGAACGTTCGGTGTGA
- a CDS encoding monooxygenase, with protein MSVILQIDFEYAGPYGDEMAEAFREMAESINEAPGFRQKIWTENASTAEAGGIYLFDTEANAASYRDFHLRRLAGFGIDRANAKIFAVNRRLSAINHFDL; from the coding sequence ATGAGCGTTATTCTGCAAATCGATTTCGAATATGCCGGACCTTACGGCGACGAAATGGCCGAAGCTTTCAGGGAAATGGCCGAAAGCATCAACGAAGCGCCCGGTTTCCGGCAAAAGATCTGGACCGAAAACGCAAGCACCGCCGAGGCCGGCGGTATTTACCTCTTCGACACGGAAGCAAACGCCGCAAGCTACCGGGACTTCCACCTGCGGCGGCTCGCCGGCTTCGGAATCGACCGGGCCAACGCCAAAATCTTCGCCGTAAACCGGCGGCTGTCGGCGATCAATCATTTCGATCTCTGA
- a CDS encoding DsbA family protein: MKTNPNTVCDLSTGECGPSDEEAIQRLDFSPQTSKLTLHYVTDPICSHCWALEPVLNRFQLQYGHHFEFNVVMGGLLPSWNGFGDRANGIRQPSDVAGHWREVGEHSRMPIDGSLWLDHPIQSSFPPSRVFKIIQQNHPGKEREYLRKTRERLFAFNENIAEEAAMIRLVDEIGLNGRDLVAQAAEESAQTLLEEDFALAARLGVRGFPTIVMMNEDRQGVKIVGAQPLETYVKGLESVLNKPVIPAEVPALSDWFSGKEHLFSKEIEVMYDLRPDQAEAFVAEQLSGRSPRIRHVLGELYI; this comes from the coding sequence ATGAAAACGAATCCGAATACGGTATGCGATTTAAGCACAGGCGAATGCGGACCGAGCGACGAAGAAGCGATCCAGCGGCTCGATTTCTCGCCGCAAACGTCCAAGCTGACGCTCCATTACGTCACCGATCCGATCTGTTCCCACTGCTGGGCGCTGGAACCGGTACTGAACCGTTTTCAGCTCCAGTACGGACATCATTTTGAATTCAACGTCGTCATGGGCGGACTGCTCCCAAGCTGGAACGGTTTTGGCGACCGGGCGAACGGGATTCGGCAGCCGTCCGACGTCGCCGGGCATTGGAGAGAAGTCGGCGAACATTCCCGCATGCCGATCGACGGCAGCTTGTGGCTGGATCATCCGATCCAATCTTCTTTCCCTCCGTCCCGCGTGTTCAAAATCATTCAACAAAACCATCCCGGCAAAGAACGGGAATATCTGCGCAAGACCCGCGAGCGGCTGTTTGCTTTCAACGAAAATATCGCCGAAGAAGCCGCGATGATCCGCCTCGTCGACGAGATCGGCCTGAACGGCCGGGACCTCGTCGCGCAGGCGGCCGAGGAATCCGCCCAGACGCTGCTGGAAGAAGATTTTGCCCTGGCCGCCCGGCTCGGGGTCCGCGGTTTTCCGACGATCGTCATGATGAACGAAGACCGTCAAGGCGTCAAAATCGTCGGGGCGCAGCCGCTTGAGACCTACGTCAAAGGTCTTGAATCTGTGTTGAACAAACCGGTGATCCCGGCCGAAGTTCCGGCTCTGTCGGACTGGTTCTCGGGCAAAGAGCATCTCTTTTCCAAAGAAATCGAAGTGATGTACGACCTGCGGCCGGATCAGGCCGAAGCGTTCGTCGCCGAGCAGTTAAGCGGCCGGTCGCCCCGTATTCGGCACGTCTTGGGCGAACTGTATATCTGA
- a CDS encoding winged helix-turn-helix transcriptional regulator, with protein MKYDSDMQSLCPAAFSFQVIGGKWNLPLLAVLAGNETIRYNALKRELNGITATTLANTLKELIAHGVVRREAFAEVPLRVEYSLTESGRELVPLIEAIVGWGDRHLGK; from the coding sequence ATGAAATACGATTCCGACATGCAAAGTTTGTGCCCGGCCGCGTTTTCTTTTCAAGTCATCGGAGGCAAGTGGAACCTTCCTCTTTTGGCCGTTCTCGCCGGGAACGAGACGATCCGCTACAACGCGTTGAAAAGAGAACTGAACGGCATTACGGCAACCACGCTCGCGAATACGCTGAAAGAACTGATCGCCCACGGCGTCGTACGGCGCGAAGCTTTTGCCGAAGTGCCGCTTCGGGTCGAATATTCGTTGACCGAGTCCGGCCGCGAACTGGTCCCGCTGATCGAAGCGATCGTCGGTTGGGGCGACCGGCATCTGGGGAAGTGA
- a CDS encoding beta-galactosidase: MNIQIGIDYYPEQWSRELWESDANLMQETGVSTVRMAEFAWSRLEPAEGDYRFEWLDAAIDTFASRGMQIVLCTPTNTPPNWLTARYPDVLPLDEQLHVVRPGVRGHRCNNSPSLRRVGSAFVEAISRRYAKHPAVIGWQIDNEMHDQECHCDTCNQAFVAWLRQRYADLEELNREWGTVVWSGEYGDWAEITTPIGGGRPMNPSYMLEYKRFCSDSVGHLLNWQLEILRRNCPEQFVTHNMWQYPNTLDYYDLHRELDFVSFDYYPNELYRDYGDRFPRNGALTLDLVRGIKRQGFWVMEQLSGAQGAWMPIQRTPYPGLIRARSWQAIARGADRIVHFRWRSATVGAEQFWHGLIDHSNVPGRRFREFAQLTREVNRLGERLGGSVVANTVAILHSHDQHTALSLQAQAEGGMSYIDNLSSMHNAFLKMGVGTDVINWTEPLDGYKIVVVPSLFLLSEEVARRLERFAEQGGTVVLTNRTGVKNMRNVCEMRPLPGLLAEAAGVVVSEYDAIGRSEHAIRDAQGRIFAAQQWCDLLELRGAQAIAWYDNDFYEGVPAVTVNAFGAGQVYYVGTWPEPAYFHALFEELLAQTGLAPGLRLPEGVELSVRTKGEAAFRFLINLTNEPRVIELDTPCVSLLTGERLERQLILPALGVDILE, encoded by the coding sequence ATGAATATCCAGATAGGGATCGATTATTATCCGGAGCAGTGGAGCCGGGAATTGTGGGAAAGCGATGCCAACCTTATGCAGGAGACGGGCGTGTCTACCGTGCGCATGGCGGAGTTTGCATGGAGCCGCCTGGAGCCGGCGGAAGGCGATTACCGGTTCGAATGGCTGGACGCGGCGATCGACACGTTCGCTTCGCGGGGCATGCAGATCGTGCTGTGCACGCCCACCAACACGCCGCCGAACTGGCTGACGGCCCGTTATCCGGACGTGCTGCCTCTGGACGAGCAGCTTCACGTCGTCCGCCCCGGCGTGCGCGGGCACCGCTGCAACAACAGCCCTTCCCTGCGAAGAGTAGGCTCGGCATTCGTGGAAGCGATCTCACGTCGTTATGCGAAGCATCCGGCCGTTATCGGCTGGCAGATCGATAACGAGATGCATGACCAGGAGTGTCATTGCGACACGTGCAATCAGGCTTTTGTCGCTTGGCTGCGGCAGCGTTACGCGGACCTCGAAGAATTGAACCGGGAATGGGGAACGGTCGTCTGGAGCGGCGAATACGGCGATTGGGCCGAGATCACGACGCCGATCGGCGGCGGCAGGCCGATGAATCCGTCCTACATGCTGGAGTACAAACGGTTCTGCTCGGACAGCGTCGGCCATCTGCTGAACTGGCAGCTTGAGATTTTGCGCCGCAACTGCCCGGAGCAGTTCGTGACGCATAATATGTGGCAGTATCCCAACACGCTCGATTATTACGATCTGCATCGGGAACTGGACTTCGTCTCGTTCGATTATTATCCGAATGAATTGTATCGCGATTACGGCGACCGGTTCCCGAGAAACGGAGCGCTCACGCTGGATCTGGTCCGGGGCATCAAGCGGCAGGGATTCTGGGTCATGGAGCAGCTCAGCGGAGCGCAGGGCGCCTGGATGCCGATTCAGCGCACGCCTTATCCCGGCCTGATTCGGGCCCGTTCCTGGCAGGCGATCGCTCGCGGCGCCGACCGGATCGTGCATTTCCGCTGGCGCAGCGCCACGGTCGGCGCCGAGCAGTTCTGGCACGGCTTGATCGACCACAGCAACGTGCCCGGCCGCCGATTCCGGGAATTCGCCCAACTGACCCGCGAAGTGAACCGGCTCGGCGAACGGCTCGGCGGTTCGGTCGTCGCGAATACGGTGGCGATTCTCCATTCGCACGACCAGCATACGGCACTGTCCCTTCAGGCTCAGGCCGAAGGCGGCATGTCCTACATCGACAATCTGTCCTCAATGCACAATGCCTTTCTCAAAATGGGCGTAGGCACGGATGTGATCAACTGGACGGAACCGCTCGACGGGTACAAGATCGTCGTGGTCCCTTCCCTCTTCTTGTTAAGCGAAGAAGTGGCGCGGCGTCTGGAACGATTCGCGGAGCAGGGCGGCACCGTCGTACTTACGAATCGCACCGGCGTCAAAAACATGCGGAACGTATGCGAGATGCGCCCTCTCCCCGGCCTGCTGGCGGAAGCAGCCGGGGTCGTCGTGAGCGAATACGACGCGATCGGCCGCAGCGAGCATGCGATTCGCGACGCGCAAGGCCGCATCTTCGCCGCGCAGCAGTGGTGCGACCTGCTGGAACTGCGCGGAGCGCAAGCGATCGCGTGGTACGACAACGACTTCTACGAAGGAGTGCCCGCGGTGACCGTCAACGCGTTCGGCGCCGGCCAGGTCTACTATGTCGGCACCTGGCCGGAACCGGCCTACTTCCATGCGTTGTTCGAAGAACTGCTCGCGCAAACAGGGCTGGCGCCCGGACTCCGTCTCCCCGAAGGAGTCGAGCTGTCGGTTCGAACCAAAGGCGAAGCCGCGTTCCGGTTCCTGATCAATTTGACGAACGAGCCGCGGGTAATCGAACTGGACACGCCTTGCGTCAGCCTGCTGACCGGCGAGCGCTTGGAGCGGCAGCTGATCCTTCCGGCGCTGGGCGTGGACATTTTGGAGTAA
- a CDS encoding AraC family transcriptional regulator: MSRPRPLFPVLSARDKRLPVYLLGIGLQHEQEPVFRDSGIRDYQWIQCRSGTGRFKLGTAEHLIQPGMGMLLFPGQKHEYRAISGQWEVDWIIFDGSGAANLFDTVGIVGTSVYTLDAPDSLSERMRELLQAAAAPQERTLRNFACSAVLYTLLTEILQRVSVEGKETVGQQYARLKPALDYIERHYGEAIPLQALAAEIGVTPEYFCHLFKKTTGVRPMSYVNQVRVNKSKELLLDIPQLGMEEIARRVGFESSSYYGALFKKLERVTPGAFRQSGGKP; encoded by the coding sequence ATGTCCCGTCCCAGACCTCTGTTCCCCGTCTTGTCCGCCCGGGACAAGCGCCTGCCCGTGTACCTGCTCGGCATTGGCCTGCAGCATGAACAAGAACCCGTTTTTCGCGATTCGGGCATCCGCGATTACCAATGGATTCAATGCCGCAGCGGCACGGGCAGGTTCAAGCTGGGCACCGCCGAACACCTGATCCAGCCGGGCATGGGCATGCTGCTGTTTCCCGGGCAAAAACACGAATATCGTGCCATATCCGGGCAGTGGGAAGTCGACTGGATCATCTTCGACGGCAGCGGCGCGGCGAATCTGTTCGATACGGTCGGCATCGTCGGGACGTCCGTCTACACGCTTGATGCGCCCGATTCCCTGTCGGAGCGAATGCGCGAACTGCTGCAGGCCGCCGCGGCGCCGCAGGAACGAACGCTCCGCAATTTCGCTTGTTCCGCGGTGCTGTACACGTTGTTGACCGAAATCCTGCAGCGCGTGTCCGTCGAAGGCAAAGAGACGGTCGGGCAGCAGTATGCACGGTTGAAGCCGGCTCTCGACTATATCGAGCGGCATTACGGTGAAGCGATCCCTTTGCAGGCGCTTGCCGCAGAGATCGGCGTAACGCCGGAATATTTTTGCCATTTGTTCAAGAAGACGACCGGCGTCCGGCCCATGAGCTACGTCAACCAGGTCAGGGTGAACAAAAGCAAAGAGCTGCTGCTCGACATCCCGCAGCTCGGCATGGAAGAGATCGCGCGGCGGGTCGGCTTCGAATCAAGCAGCTACTACGGAGCGCTGTTCAAGAAGCTGGAACGCGTCACGCCCGGCGCTTTCCGGCAGAGCGGCGGAAAGCCTTGA
- a CDS encoding LacI family DNA-binding transcriptional regulator, which yields MKYTIRDISRLSGVSIKTVSRVINNEPNVKPATRDKVLKVIADTRYKPNLYAQNLNTKTHKTLLISVRKNRDQNTTKWLDILFSYLTSVSAQNRYTILHEVIYDDNDLKNSILETSSGYVDAVVLLYIEENDKRVQLALDNQIPFVSVEKHEQAAFSVSNNNRKGMLDAADYLFGRGLTRICLLLGADMAVNRERANAMVEAYRLQGISLDLLEVVYHMNEFEKIKRFVDWKIEQNLLPEVFFVSGDEKVVAVYHSIYSHGLTIPGDVSVIGFDNIPISNYYYPPLTTVGQDFEELARQIVQTVDKIIDGDTDLVSVEVDPQLVIRQSVK from the coding sequence TTGAAATATACGATAAGGGATATTTCCAGATTATCCGGCGTGTCGATCAAAACGGTCTCCAGAGTCATCAACAACGAACCGAACGTCAAGCCGGCTACCCGCGACAAGGTGCTCAAAGTCATTGCCGACACCCGTTACAAGCCAAACTTGTACGCGCAGAACCTGAATACGAAGACGCACAAAACGCTGCTGATCTCGGTGCGCAAAAATCGCGATCAGAATACGACCAAATGGCTGGATATCCTGTTCTCTTATCTAACGAGCGTCTCTGCCCAGAACCGGTATACGATTCTGCACGAAGTCATTTACGACGACAACGATCTGAAAAACTCCATTCTTGAAACGTCAAGCGGCTATGTCGATGCGGTCGTCTTGTTATACATCGAGGAGAATGACAAACGGGTCCAACTTGCGCTGGACAACCAAATTCCGTTCGTATCGGTCGAGAAGCACGAACAGGCCGCTTTTTCCGTATCCAACAATAACCGCAAAGGCATGCTGGACGCGGCCGACTATTTGTTCGGACGGGGCCTGACCCGGATCTGCCTGCTGCTTGGCGCCGACATGGCGGTCAATCGGGAGCGGGCGAACGCGATGGTTGAAGCGTACCGCCTGCAGGGCATCTCGCTCGATTTGTTGGAAGTGGTGTATCATATGAACGAATTCGAGAAAATAAAGCGGTTCGTCGATTGGAAAATCGAGCAAAACCTGCTGCCGGAAGTGTTTTTCGTATCGGGGGACGAGAAAGTGGTGGCTGTATACCATTCGATATACAGTCATGGCTTGACCATTCCGGGCGACGTCTCAGTTATCGGGTTCGACAATATTCCGATTTCGAATTATTATTATCCTCCCCTGACCACGGTCGGACAGGATTTTGAAGAATTGGCGAGACAAATTGTGCAGACGGTAGACAAAATCATCGACGGCGACACCGATCTGGTATCGGTCGAAGTCGATCCGCAGCTCGTCATTCGGCAAAGCGTAAAATAA
- a CDS encoding DUF1868 domain-containing protein — translation MDNSYPTYAVENRKFNADGSRNDFPGSTIVCDLTRNETVMQQIAHVQAIFRRLPFAARFALLPPESVHMTVFELLCDHNREQALWSRHLSTQASLEDTDVFLARKWQEVDVPESFAMTVDSFDACRIWLRPADPATAERLRQFRDRLAEVTGVKFPNHDRYRFHITFAYVVQPLTPEEERHIGELCGQLTIDAADPPIIVHTGPAIYTIFRDVSRYVPFTPEARALLEAGRPTFEEE, via the coding sequence GTGGACAACTCTTATCCGACTTATGCGGTGGAGAACCGCAAGTTCAATGCAGACGGAAGCCGTAACGACTTCCCGGGCAGCACGATCGTATGCGATTTAACCCGAAATGAGACCGTCATGCAGCAAATTGCCCACGTTCAAGCGATATTCCGCCGGCTGCCTTTCGCAGCACGGTTCGCGCTTCTGCCGCCGGAGTCCGTGCATATGACCGTGTTCGAACTGCTGTGCGATCACAATCGGGAACAAGCGCTTTGGTCCCGGCATCTGAGCACGCAGGCATCGCTCGAAGACACCGACGTTTTTTTGGCTCGAAAATGGCAGGAAGTCGACGTGCCGGAATCGTTCGCCATGACGGTGGACAGCTTCGATGCGTGCCGCATCTGGCTTCGGCCGGCCGACCCGGCGACCGCCGAGCGGCTGCGGCAGTTCAGGGACCGGCTTGCGGAAGTGACCGGCGTGAAGTTCCCGAACCATGACCGTTATCGGTTTCATATTACGTTTGCTTACGTGGTGCAGCCGTTGACGCCCGAGGAAGAACGTCACATCGGCGAGCTGTGCGGGCAGCTGACGATCGATGCGGCGGACCCGCCGATTATCGTGCATACCGGACCCGCGATCTATACGATTTTCAGGGACGTGTCGAGGTATGTACCGTTTACGCCGGAAGCCAGAGCCCTGCTGGAAGCCGGGCGCCCCACATTCGAGGAGGAATAA
- a CDS encoding ABC transporter substrate-binding protein, with amino-acid sequence MKKRIGAGLTAMMILLAGCSGNSARQAGSSDDSQQVTLEFMSNLGQHSLTELQKIAAGFERENPGIAVDISSQGADFEALMKAKMASGDLPDLWTTHGWSVERYGDLLTPLNDRPWFGGIKETFKPIIADDKGQVYVLPMTIAQDGMMTNKTVLEKSGVDIDKIETWTDFLDACEKIKSSGFTPIGMWGKDPRSFASFLNNLSMPLYITSPSHDDSRALEEGTFDWQKWTLIAGMLTELKAKGYLNEDVLTATEESVDQAIAKNEVAFKFRGGIKSILEFNPEADLGIAPLPAYYSDDRPFFVGGEGTAIGVWKDSAHREQAIRFVDYLAKPDNVKRLAEVEVNVAGFTDVNSDMGMLTDDLNKYAKVPINGYFDRSYLPGGMWSIMQQVGSGLVSGQMTPDDAVQTMRSNAVRLRSQND; translated from the coding sequence ATGAAAAAGAGGATCGGCGCCGGCTTGACGGCCATGATGATTCTGCTGGCCGGATGTTCCGGAAATTCGGCGCGGCAGGCAGGAAGTTCGGACGATTCGCAGCAGGTCACGCTTGAATTCATGTCCAACCTCGGACAGCATTCGTTAACCGAATTGCAGAAGATCGCTGCGGGCTTCGAGCGGGAGAACCCCGGTATCGCGGTCGATATTTCGAGTCAGGGCGCGGATTTTGAAGCTCTGATGAAAGCCAAGATGGCTTCGGGCGATCTGCCGGATCTGTGGACGACGCACGGATGGTCCGTGGAACGGTACGGCGATTTGTTGACGCCGCTCAATGATCGTCCCTGGTTCGGCGGGATCAAAGAGACGTTCAAGCCGATCATCGCGGACGATAAAGGCCAGGTCTATGTCCTGCCCATGACGATTGCTCAAGACGGGATGATGACCAACAAAACGGTGCTGGAAAAGTCGGGCGTCGATATCGACAAAATCGAGACGTGGACAGATTTTCTGGACGCATGCGAGAAGATCAAAAGCAGCGGATTTACGCCGATCGGCATGTGGGGCAAAGATCCCCGGTCGTTTGCCAGTTTTCTGAACAATCTATCCATGCCTTTGTATATTACGAGCCCTTCGCATGATGACAGCCGCGCCTTGGAAGAGGGCACGTTCGATTGGCAGAAATGGACCTTGATCGCCGGGATGTTGACCGAGTTAAAAGCAAAAGGGTATTTGAACGAAGACGTGCTGACCGCGACCGAAGAAAGCGTCGATCAAGCGATAGCGAAAAACGAAGTCGCGTTCAAATTCAGGGGCGGCATCAAATCGATTCTGGAGTTCAATCCGGAAGCCGACTTGGGCATCGCTCCCCTGCCCGCCTATTATTCGGACGACCGGCCGTTTTTCGTAGGCGGAGAAGGAACGGCGATCGGCGTCTGGAAAGATTCCGCACATCGGGAGCAGGCGATCCGGTTTGTCGATTATCTGGCCAAGCCGGACAACGTCAAGCGGCTTGCGGAAGTCGAAGTCAACGTGGCGGGATTCACCGATGTGAACAGCGATATGGGAATGCTGACGGATGATCTGAACAAATATGCGAAAGTGCCGATCAACGGCTACTTCGATCGGTCTTATTTGCCCGGAGGCATGTGGAGCATTATGCAGCAGGTCGGCTCCGGTCTCGTATCGGGTCAGATGACGCCGGATGACGCCGTGCAGACGATGCGAAGCAATGCCGTCCGGTTGAGAAGCCAGAACGACTGA